The DNA region TGGTGGTGGGCGCGGCCCGGGACCGGGTCCGGTCGCTGGCGCACCTGCCGGGCTGCCGGCTGGTGGCCAACCCGGACTGGGAGTCCGGGATGGGTTCCTCGCTGCGGGTCGGGCTGGCCGCGCTGGCGCCGGGGACGCCGGCCGTGCTGGTGATGCTGGTGGACACGCCCGGGGTGGGCGCGGCGGCGGTGGCCCGGTTGCTGGCGGCGCACCGGGCGGGCGCGGAGCTGGCCGCGGCGGCGTACGGGGGGCGGCGGGGGCATCCGGTGCTGATCGGGTCGCGGTACTTCGCCGAGGCGGTGGCGGGGGCGTCCGGGGACGCGGGCGCGCGGGCTCTGTTGGGGGCGCACGCCTCGGATATCGCGCTGGTGGAGTGCGCCGACGTCGCCACTCCGGACGACCTGGACACCCCCGCCGACCTCGCGCGTTGGGGTGCGGGATGACGCCTGCGCCGCGCGTCATCGAACGGATCCCCCTCAAGGGTGGAACCGCTCTCCTCCTCCCCGCCGAGGAATCGAGCGCACACCCCTGATTCCTCCCTGAGGATTGCCGCATTCCGCGCCGCGGCCCGCACGTTTCGGGGAGCATGGGACACGTCCCTCCTCCCCCGATTCGAACGGACGGTGCCCGCGATGGCCGGACTGCCCGACGACTTCACCGGACACGACCCGGCCGGGCGCGGCCCGGGCGCGGGGGGTGGCGCCCGGGCGATCCGCTGCCCCGCCTGCCGACGGGAGCACCTGTACGAGCCGCCGTCGCTGCCCTGCCCCTGCGGTGCCTCGCTGAAGGTTCCGCTGCTGCGCGGGGGCGTGCCGGTGCAGGTCCGGTTCCGGTCCTGGGAGGACTCCTGGCTGAGCATGCGATGCCCGCACTGCGGGCGCTCCGACCAGTGGCCGCAGCCCGAGTTCACCTGCAACTGCGGGGCCACCGTCCGGCTCCCGGTGGACCGCACGACCCGGCTGGGAGGCGGCTCGGCCACCGGGCCGCTGGGCGCCGCGGCGGGGCCGCGCGCCTCCCACCCGTACCCGGCGCGGCCGGCCCAGCCGCTGGACGCCCCGCCGGTGCCGGCGCCGCCGGGCGGCTCCGGCGGAACGGCCACGCCGTGGCGTCGGCGGGCCCCGTTCCGCCCGCACCCGGTGCGGACCTCGCAGGACGCGGTGTTCACCGCCGCCCGCTACCTGGAGTGGCTGGGCTTCGACGACCTGGAGCTGACCGAGGCTCAGGAGCGCGACGGGGTGACCCTGCTGGGCAGCCGGATGGTCGCCCAGGTGGACACCTGGACCGAGCCGGCGGACGTGAAGTCGGTCGAGTGCCTCTGGCTGCAGACCCTGCACGCCGAGGAGATGGCCGCCGCGATGTTCACTCTTGCGGGCTATTCGCACCAGGCCACGGTGCGCGGGGAGCAGCTGCTGGTGGCCCTGTTCAGCCTGGACCTGGCCGGGGTGCCGCAGCCCGCCAACGGTGCCGCCGAGGCCCTGATGGAGACCGGCTGGACGTCCTGAGCCGCCGTTCGGACCCGATCGGCCTTCCGCCCGACGGGCCGCTGATCGTTTAGACGAAAACCCGCCCGAGCGCAACAACCTCCGCTCGTGATCTGGTGCACAAGCTCGCCCCCGTGTTGAATTGCCGCCACAGCGCGGGCCCGGGGCGTGTCTTGCCACGAGGGGAAGGGTCCGCGTCCTGCTGGATGGCGCGCACAAGGAGGTGGCGTTGTCGGAGCACGGATGGGGCCCTAGCGGCCGGGACGGGCGGGGGCGGGCGACCGCACCCCAGGAGCCGGGGGACACCGTGTGGCGGCTGCGGTCCCGGGCGTGCTGGAAGGAGGCCGCGGAACTGCTGCGCCCGGCCGCCGAACGGGATCCGACGGTGGCCCTGGTCCGGGCCGAACTCCTGATCGAGCAGTGCCTGTTCACCGCCGCGAACTGGGCCCAGGCGGAACAGGCGCTCCGGCTCGCCGAGGCGGGGTCGACCTCCACCGAGCAGCGCGCGGCGGCGTCCTGCGCACGCGGCTTCCTGGCGTACGTGGCCAGCGTGCTGGGCGCACGCGACCGGCTCGACGAGGCCCAGGCGGCGCTGGGCCGTACCTCCGCACTGCTGCCGCCGGACGCCCCAGGCCGTCCGCTGCTGGACTTCCGCCGCGGGCTGGTCGCGGAGAACCTGCTGCGCGACCCGACGGCGGCCTGGATCGCCTACCGCCGGGCGCACGACGGTGCCGGCGAGCGGGGGGACGAGCTGTTGCGCTCCTCCACCTGGCGGCACCTGGCCGCACTCGCCCTGGCGGCCGGCGACCGCGAGCGGGCCCGCGAGGGGTTCGAGGCCTCGCTGCGGCTGCGCGAACAACTGGGCTTCACGGTCGGGGTGGCGCCCGCGCTGGCGGCACTGGCCGAGGTCTCGGAGCCGGCCGAGGCCGTCCGGCTGCGGGCCGAGGCGGCGCGGCTGGTGAAGGCGCTCGGCGGCGTCCCGGTCTGGCTCTCGCGCCAGCTGAGCGCGGTGCGCGCGCCGGGCGCTCCCCCGGACGGACGCATCGGGAGGCAGGCCCAGGGGCCGATCAGCTAAGGTGACCCTAACCTGGCCGGGTCGAGCAGTGACCCGGCCGGGTTCGCCTTGCCGTTCCCGGGCTCCGCCAGGCCCCCGTCGGCCGGGCCCGGACGTGCGGTGCGGCGACGGCGAGGCACACCCCCCGGGTGCGCCGGCGGCGGCGGGCGCCCCGGCCGGGCGCGGGAGCGGGCGGTCCGGCACGGGCTCCGGTCGACCCGATGGGGCCCGCACCATGACCGTGAGCAGCACCCGGCCCGGCCCCGCGCCGCACGCCACCACCGCCGAAGCGGCTCCCGCCCCGCCACCGTCACGACCCGTCACCACCGCCCCGGCGGACGCGCCGGGGACCTCCCCGCCCCGGACCCCGGCGGCCGCGCCCGGAATCGCACCGGGCGCCGCACCGGGCGCCGCCGCCTACCGGCGGCTCGGCGAACTCATGCCGGCCCTCCGGGTGCACTGCGCCCCGCCGCGCACCGGCCGGGGCTGGATCGCCGGAGCCGACCTGCTGGACCGCCCGGAGGCCCTGCGCGACCTGATCTCCCACGACGTCCGGCAGGGCCTGGCGCGCTACGGGCAGCCGCTGCGCCCGGACGTGGCGGCCGGGTTCGGCCTGCACCGGTTCGTCTGGCCGGTCGCCCTGCTGTTCACCCTGCCGTGGTTCCTGGAGCGCCGGGTGCCGCTGCTCACCCCCGCCGACGTCTCGATCCGGCGCCGCACCGGCGAGCTGACGGTCCGTCCCGGCCCGTTCGTCTGCCTGCCGGACGACCCGGCGGCCACCCTCGCGGCCGCCCTCGCGGCCGCCCCGTGGACCCCGGGCGGACCCGCCCCGGTGGCCGCGCCCGCGGGTGCCGGGCACCGGACCGGCGTCCGCACGGTGCCCGACGAGGTGGCGCTGGCCGGCGAACTGCGCTCCGCCCTGGCCGACTTCCTGACCCCGGTGCTGGCGGCCTTCCGGCCGGAGGTGCGACGCGGTCCCCGCACGCTCTGGGCGATGGCGACGGACGCCGTGGTCGAGGGCCTCTGGCACGCCGCCGGGCTGCTCGACGAGGAGGAACGCGCCCGTGCGGAGCTGTCCGCGCTGCTCGCGCCGGGGTTGAACGACGCCTGCCCGGCGCCGGATCGCGCGCCCTTCGCGCCGGGCGCCGGATTCACCGCCCCCGCGTCCGGCTCCCCGGTTCACTCCGACCGGTGCCGGGCCAGTTGCTGCCTCGTGTACACCGTCCGGGCCGAGGAGATGTGTGCGGGCTGCCCCCGCGTCACGCGAGGTTGACGGCGGTCCCCTGGGTACGGCGGGGGGCGGGCCCGCTATTCCGGGAAATACCGACGCAGAAATAATAGGACGATGCGACTTATCCCCCGCCAGAAATCCCTCTCGCCAGCGCATTGACAGCGAATCAGCCATTCTCCGGCCGGGCATCGGTCATGATGGTCCCCGCCATCACGGCGCAGGAATTGCGACGCAGGAAAGCGAGGCTGGTCCAGGCGATGAAATTGTCCGACATACCGCTTGGTTGGGCCGTCACCGGCGTTGCGGTGCTGCTGGTCAGCGCCCTGCTGGTGGCCCTGGCCCGGAGCCGGGGATCCGCCACCGGATCGGGTGCCGCGGATTCCTGGGAGCGTTCCGAGGAACGCCGCCGCCGCAAGGAGTCCCTGTACGGCGGGGCCTCGTACACGCTGCTGTTCTGCTGCGCGGCCGTCGCCGCCGCGCTCTCCTTCCACGGGCTGGTCGGTTTCGGGGTGCAGAACCTCAACCTCTCCGGCGGGTGGGAGTACCTGGTCCCGTTCGGCCTCGACGGGGCGGCGATGTTCTGCTCGGTCCTCGCCGTCCGCGAGGCCAGCCACGGCGACGCCGCGCTCGGCTCCCGGCTGCTGGTCTGGCTCTTCGCCGGCGCCTCGGCCTGGTTCAACTGGGTGCACGCCCCGCGCGGCTTCGGCCACGCCGGCGCACCGCAGTTCTTCGCGGGGATGTCGCTCTCGGCCGCCGT from Kitasatospora sp. NBC_00458 includes:
- a CDS encoding (2Fe-2S)-binding protein, which codes for MTVSSTRPGPAPHATTAEAAPAPPPSRPVTTAPADAPGTSPPRTPAAAPGIAPGAAPGAAAYRRLGELMPALRVHCAPPRTGRGWIAGADLLDRPEALRDLISHDVRQGLARYGQPLRPDVAAGFGLHRFVWPVALLFTLPWFLERRVPLLTPADVSIRRRTGELTVRPGPFVCLPDDPAATLAAALAAAPWTPGGPAPVAAPAGAGHRTGVRTVPDEVALAGELRSALADFLTPVLAAFRPEVRRGPRTLWAMATDAVVEGLWHAAGLLDEEERARAELSALLAPGLNDACPAPDRAPFAPGAGFTAPASGSPVHSDRCRASCCLVYTVRAEEMCAGCPRVTRG
- a CDS encoding nucleotidyltransferase family protein produces the protein MQNAGPVRGEDAVAALVLAAGGGRRLGGRPKALVPYRRRPLVEHAAAAARAGGCREVTVVVGAARDRVRSLAHLPGCRLVANPDWESGMGSSLRVGLAALAPGTPAVLVMLVDTPGVGAAAVARLLAAHRAGAELAAAAYGGRRGHPVLIGSRYFAEAVAGASGDAGARALLGAHASDIALVECADVATPDDLDTPADLARWGAG